GGAAGATCGCGACCTCGTCCATGAGCTCGGCCACATCGTCGATCTCGAGCCGGTAGAGGTGCTCGTACTTGAGCGTGCGGTTGAACCGCTCGACCACGCCGTTCTGGCCCGGGGAGTAATGGCGCGTGCGGATATGCTGCAGCCAAGGACGGGCGGCCATGAAGCGCATGAAGGCCGTGGACTTGAACGCGCTGCCGTTGTCCGTCACCACCTTGAGAGGTGTGATCTCCCCCGTGTCAGGATCGGTGCACGCCTCAGCGAGGCTCAGCCCGGCGATGAGCTCGGCTTCTGCGATGGCAGCCTCCAGCGCCGCGATCGCATCGCGCTGCGTCGCCGTGCCGGTCACCGGCGCCGCGAGCGCGTACTTGCTCACGTAGTCGACGACCGGGCAGATCCGCCACGTGCCTCCCTGCCGGGTCTCGAACTCGGTGAAGTCCATCTGCCAGACCTGGTTCGGCCGCGTCGGGGCCTCCATGAACGCCGCCTTGCGCGCGGTCGCGAGCTCACGCCGCTCTTTGAGGTGCCGTTCGGGGAGCACAAGGTCGAGCCGCCTCATCGCACGCAGTACACTCGATGCGGACACATCGACCCCGTCGGCGCGCATCATCGCGCAGATCTTCCGGTGGCCCCATGCTGACCACTTGTGCGCATACTCGCCTGCGACCGCCTCGACCTCGTCGACGACCGGCGCAGGCCAGCGTCTCGCCGGCGTGCCCGACAGGTCACACGCCCGCCAGTAGTACCACGTCGAGTGCGGGATCCCGAGGCGGACGAGCAGCCTCGAGACCGGCACTCCGGCCTCCGCGCGGATGGCCTCTATCGCTTCGTACGGGGGTAGAGAGCCCCCCCTTTACGCCACACGCGGAGCTCCACGTAGGCCTCACCGAGGGCGGTGGTGAGCTCGTCGACCTGCATCTCGAGCTCCTCCTCGCGTTTGGAGGAGGGCGGCCGGGCGTTCTCTCCGCGGGTGAGCGCCTCGATGCCTCCTTGC
Above is a window of Anaerosoma tenue DNA encoding:
- a CDS encoding transposase, with protein sequence MGRKPIYSPEDKMQIVLSVLRGETTQSDIARRLQMSQTTIAKWQKQFLQGGIEALTRGENARPPSSKREEELEMQVDELTTALGEAYVELRVWRKGGALYPRTKR
- a CDS encoding IS3 family transposase, whose product is MPVSRLLVRLGIPHSTWYYWRACDLSGTPARRWPAPVVDEVEAVAGEYAHKWSAWGHRKICAMMRADGVDVSASSVLRAMRRLDLVLPERHLKERRELATARKAAFMEAPTRPNQVWQMDFTEFETRQGGTWRICPVVDYVSKYALAAPVTGTATQRDAIAALEAAIAEAELIAGLSLAEACTDPDTGEITPLKVVTDNGSAFKSTAFMRFMAARPWLQHIRTRHYSPGQNGVVERFNRTLKYEHLYRLEIDDVAELMDEVAIFLELYNDVRPHETIGNLRPIEVHAASHLFRARSVQES